A region from the Microthrixaceae bacterium genome encodes:
- a CDS encoding phosphotransferase, with protein MSSDPRAHRIRSAELVLDRLLAAMPISTRPSLTPRIEVIRDGAALVVRRGPVLVRVRPGSEVSRATARREVQLALLLDDLEVPVTPLVEPVDQPWMVDGDLVTAWSWVDSADPSDSYDLGLLARTLRERTVVAVGSVPEFDPLAAIVDSVAGLPLDDPEARFVRDQASRLTVPYREAVADDPLGAAVVHGDLHRGNVIDAAGGPVLTDLELAGRGGPSYDATPAVVAVTRYGADPSGLDRFLEGFDFDPRPWPGFGTYLAVYELWVTAWAVGVRDRNPAWATEATRRIESLRDGADHTWHLH; from the coding sequence ATGTCGAGCGACCCTCGAGCCCATCGAATCCGTTCCGCCGAGCTGGTCTTGGACCGGCTTCTGGCCGCCATGCCCATCTCGACACGTCCGTCGTTGACACCTCGCATTGAGGTGATCAGAGATGGGGCCGCCCTGGTGGTGCGCCGAGGCCCGGTGCTGGTCCGGGTTCGTCCCGGTTCGGAGGTCAGCCGGGCTACGGCTCGACGGGAGGTCCAGCTGGCCCTGCTCCTCGATGATCTCGAGGTGCCGGTCACGCCCCTGGTGGAGCCAGTCGATCAGCCCTGGATGGTGGACGGAGATTTGGTCACCGCCTGGTCCTGGGTGGATTCCGCGGACCCGAGTGATTCCTATGACTTGGGCCTTCTGGCCAGGACGCTGCGGGAGCGAACGGTGGTGGCGGTCGGGTCGGTGCCCGAGTTCGACCCCCTGGCCGCCATCGTCGACTCGGTGGCTGGACTACCCCTCGACGATCCAGAAGCCCGGTTCGTGAGGGACCAGGCCTCGCGGTTGACCGTGCCCTACCGGGAAGCGGTGGCCGATGATCCGCTCGGTGCGGCGGTGGTCCATGGCGACCTGCACCGTGGCAACGTGATCGACGCGGCGGGCGGACCGGTGCTGACCGACCTGGAGCTGGCCGGTCGGGGAGGGCCGTCTTATGACGCCACCCCGGCCGTGGTGGCCGTGACCCGCTACGGCGCCGACCCCTCGGGCCTGGATCGGTTCCTGGAAGGCTTCGACTTCGACCCACGCCCGTGGCCCGGCTTCGGTACCTACCTGGCCGTGTACGAGTTGTGGGTGACGGCCTGGGCCGTTGGCGTACGAGACCGCAACCCGGCGTGGGCCACCGAGGCCACCCGCAGGATCGAGTCCCTCCGAGACGGCGCCGACCACACCTGGCACCTTCACTGA
- a CDS encoding aspartate aminotransferase family protein has protein sequence MSSYPYADRFPVNRTFPEQGRDRGDVLAEMAQLAKEEDQSWETGRVSGTMYCGDHDHYSFMNEVFGLYAHVNILQRDICPSATRYEGEVLAMTLDLFNAQAVTDGEPAGLVTSGGTGSITHAVLAYREKAAQDRGVTRPNFIKPETGHPAFDKACHLFGVELRRAPVDPVTTQVDLDWVRANIDDQTIGMMGSACNYGYGTIDPIEALSDLAVEKGIPLHVDGCLGGFILPFGQELGLDIPVFDFRLPGVTSISADTHKYGYAFKGTSTVLFRDKSWRNSQYFFLTDWTGGKYCSPGMDGSRSGGLLAATWAAMVQLGKEGYRAYAKAIFDTSLAMQEAVRSHPELRILGEPTFLFSFTSDDFDIYHVNDHMRPKGWRFNGQQYPNALHMAVTRPQTQAGVVDAFVADLAEAVAYAKEKGHEPAASGAVYGGVAGGMSDEADEFIKMFMAQMMDEQQALPPL, from the coding sequence ATGAGCAGCTATCCCTACGCCGACCGCTTCCCGGTCAACCGCACCTTCCCAGAGCAGGGCCGCGACCGCGGTGACGTGCTGGCCGAAATGGCCCAGCTGGCCAAGGAAGAAGACCAATCGTGGGAGACCGGGCGCGTCTCGGGGACCATGTACTGCGGCGATCACGATCACTACTCGTTCATGAACGAGGTGTTCGGGTTGTACGCCCACGTGAACATCCTCCAGCGAGACATCTGCCCCAGCGCCACCCGTTATGAGGGTGAAGTGCTGGCCATGACCCTCGACCTCTTCAACGCTCAGGCCGTGACCGACGGCGAGCCGGCCGGTCTGGTCACCAGCGGCGGCACCGGCAGCATCACCCATGCCGTTCTCGCCTACCGCGAGAAGGCAGCTCAGGACCGCGGCGTGACCCGCCCCAACTTCATCAAGCCCGAGACCGGCCATCCCGCCTTCGACAAGGCTTGCCACCTGTTCGGCGTAGAGCTTCGGCGGGCCCCGGTGGATCCGGTGACCACCCAGGTCGACCTGGACTGGGTGAGGGCCAACATCGACGACCAGACCATCGGCATGATGGGTTCGGCCTGCAACTACGGCTACGGCACCATCGACCCGATCGAAGCCCTCTCCGATCTGGCCGTGGAGAAGGGCATCCCGCTCCACGTGGACGGGTGTCTGGGCGGCTTCATCCTGCCCTTCGGTCAGGAACTGGGCCTCGACATCCCGGTGTTCGACTTCCGTCTCCCCGGAGTGACCAGCATCTCGGCCGACACCCACAAGTACGGCTACGCCTTCAAGGGCACATCCACCGTGCTGTTCCGGGACAAGTCGTGGCGCAACTCCCAGTACTTCTTCCTCACCGACTGGACCGGCGGCAAGTACTGCTCGCCGGGCATGGACGGCTCCCGTTCGGGCGGTCTGCTGGCCGCCACCTGGGCCGCCATGGTGCAGCTCGGCAAAGAGGGGTACCGGGCCTACGCCAAGGCCATCTTCGATACGTCGCTCGCCATGCAGGAAGCGGTGCGCAGCCACCCGGAGCTGCGGATCCTGGGTGAACCGACCTTCTTGTTCAGCTTCACCAGCGACGACTTCGACATCTACCACGTCAACGACCACATGCGGCCCAAGGGATGGCGCTTCAACGGCCAGCAGTACCCCAACGCCCTGCACATGGCCGTCACCCGGCCCCAAACCCAGGCCGGGGTGGTCGACGCGTTCGTGGCCGACCTGGCCGAGGCCGTGGCCTACGCCAAGGAGAAGGGCCACGAGCCCGCTGCCTCCGGTGCGGTGTACGGCGGAGTGGCCGGCGGCATGAGCGACGAGGCCGACGAGTTCATCAAGATGTTCATGGCCCAGATGATGGATGAGCAGCAGGCGCTGCCTCCCCTCTGA
- a CDS encoding flavin reductase family protein produces the protein MTESAFDSARFRQVLGHFPTGVCVVAGHHQDQPVGLAIGSFFSVSLDPPLVGFCADHRSSTWPKLRENGRFCINVLAADQEAVSRVFASKDADKFASIGWDRSPLGEPRIAGALAWIDCTLTQVHKAGDHDIVLGEVHDLSVTHEGNPLVFFRGGYADLA, from the coding sequence ATGACCGAGTCCGCCTTCGACAGCGCACGATTCCGCCAGGTTCTGGGCCATTTCCCCACGGGGGTTTGTGTGGTGGCCGGCCACCACCAGGACCAGCCCGTCGGACTGGCCATCGGTTCGTTCTTCTCCGTCTCGCTGGATCCGCCCCTGGTCGGGTTCTGCGCGGATCACCGTTCCTCCACCTGGCCCAAGCTGCGCGAGAACGGTCGCTTCTGCATCAACGTGCTCGCCGCTGACCAAGAAGCAGTGTCACGGGTGTTCGCGTCCAAGGACGCCGACAAGTTCGCATCGATCGGGTGGGACCGCTCACCCCTCGGCGAGCCTCGGATCGCCGGGGCACTGGCCTGGATCGACTGCACGCTCACTCAGGTGCACAAGGCCGGCGACCACGACATCGTGCTCGGCGAGGTCCACGACCTGTCGGTGACCCACGAAGGTAACCCGCTGGTGTTCTTCCGGGGTGGTTACGCCGATCTGGCCTGA
- a CDS encoding MBL fold metallo-hydrolase: MVNVTFWGVRGSTPCYCDANQRYGGNTACVTLEAPGLDPVIFDLGTGLRFFGESLAGADQPFRGLALVTHLHWDHVQGLPFFTPIHRTGSSLAIHGRSDGCSLGDAFRTFMHPPFFPVGPQDLAGDITFDDFEGTELEWGRARVTAADVPHTGPTNGYRVEIDGLSVVYVSDHQQPADPTYVDPAVLELCRDADLLIHDAQYEPHEFAMKSDWGHCTVDYAVRVAAESGARRLVLFHHDPSHSDDTIDRLLNEARSMAEGTSVLEVQAASEGLTVALSSALV; encoded by the coding sequence ATGGTGAACGTCACGTTTTGGGGGGTACGGGGGTCCACGCCTTGCTACTGCGATGCCAACCAGCGCTACGGCGGGAACACCGCGTGCGTGACCCTGGAGGCCCCAGGGCTCGACCCGGTGATTTTCGACCTCGGCACCGGGCTTCGCTTCTTTGGTGAAAGCCTGGCCGGCGCCGATCAACCGTTCCGCGGACTCGCCCTGGTGACCCACCTGCACTGGGATCACGTCCAGGGTCTTCCGTTTTTCACCCCTATCCATCGCACGGGCTCGTCGTTGGCGATCCACGGTCGCAGCGACGGGTGCTCGCTGGGCGATGCCTTCCGCACCTTCATGCACCCCCCGTTCTTCCCGGTTGGACCTCAGGATCTGGCCGGTGACATCACCTTCGACGACTTCGAGGGAACCGAACTCGAATGGGGTCGGGCTCGGGTCACCGCCGCAGACGTCCCCCACACCGGACCGACCAACGGCTACCGGGTCGAGATCGACGGCCTGTCGGTGGTGTACGTGAGCGACCACCAACAACCTGCCGATCCCACCTACGTCGACCCGGCCGTGCTCGAACTTTGTCGCGACGCCGACCTGCTCATCCACGATGCCCAGTACGAGCCCCACGAGTTCGCCATGAAGTCCGACTGGGGCCACTGCACCGTCGACTACGCGGTGCGGGTCGCGGCTGAGTCAGGGGCACGACGTCTGGTGTTGTTCCACCACGACCCTTCCCATTCCGACGACACCATCGATCGGCTATTGAACGAAGCCAGGTCTATGGCCGAGGGGACCTCGGTCCTCGAGGTGCAGGCCGCATCCGAGGGCCTAACGGTGGCGCTCTCGTCTGCCCTAGTCTGA
- a CDS encoding EAL domain-containing protein, producing the protein MAVASGVKCSTPSRDCRPNEVMMAKPSPRGALHRLESRVDWTQDGDTDQRARERLFRQRYVVVAALAVAVLVLPEISRSLAIAILIVGLGFNAIGHLVSRRSGRIPLWLFATDLSGCIGFPLLYPVTMVPAAFMALTIVAMAATLNWGGGGGGAPGRGGRPPAGPRQHLNGVIDGLDAALWICSVAEDRMTFVNQRAIAMLGWSEEQWLEPGFWAARVHPDDLDTTQTALNRSITLGVDTDVTYRFRTFDGHWVHLHDRITADVDSNGQTKSLRGLSLDVSEQFRIEQRVNQYADIVDRIDLALLVLRLDEGPDATLVMDGANAAASRLVHRDLHPLIGTALEDAFPALAGSRLRTRLALVIERGVPLRVDDLLVRPTRGEPRVVTLRAFPLTGRSVGVSLQDVTESVAASEALRRQALYDSLTGLPNRRLLDEELHRTLNRDPLPGETIALLVMDLDQFKEVNDALGHHVGDQLLRSIGDRLTRELSDSLVARLGGDEFAVVLSGLVDEADARRVADRIRSTLAEPFVLEDVRLQSNASIGIALYPEHARDVPTLIQRADVAMYMAKRAGAGVAVYSAEHDRSSIERLTLIGDLPEAAAAGQFVLHYQPCVALRTGEVVRVEALIRWQHPRFGLLPPDQFVELAELSGAIQPMTRWVISEGLAAVKTWRDAGFPIGLAVNLSVRNLYDPDLVDHLQWALLDHGVRAGDLVLELTETELMDDPSLAREVFTAFGDLGVNTAIDDFGTGYSSLTYLRDLPLQEIKIDKSFVAEMHRRSDEFTIVRSMIDLGHNLGLEVVAEGVEHADDLQLLRRLGCDLGQGYHFSRPLPLDELLVWLEQWEKAGAGEVSPTRK; encoded by the coding sequence ATGGCGGTGGCGTCTGGGGTCAAGTGCTCAACACCGAGCCGAGACTGCCGACCCAATGAGGTGATGATGGCGAAGCCGTCGCCGAGGGGGGCGCTGCACCGCCTGGAGAGCAGGGTCGACTGGACCCAGGACGGAGACACGGACCAACGCGCCCGTGAACGTCTCTTCCGTCAGCGCTACGTCGTGGTGGCCGCTCTGGCCGTAGCCGTCCTTGTACTCCCCGAGATCTCTCGGTCGCTGGCCATTGCCATCCTCATCGTCGGGTTGGGCTTCAACGCCATCGGACACCTGGTGTCACGGCGTTCGGGGCGGATCCCGTTGTGGCTGTTCGCCACCGACCTGTCCGGATGCATCGGGTTCCCGCTCCTGTACCCGGTGACGATGGTTCCCGCTGCGTTCATGGCCCTCACCATCGTCGCCATGGCCGCCACCCTCAACTGGGGGGGGGGCGGGGGGGGGGCGCCGGGCCGGGGCGGCCGCCCCCCGGCGGGGCCGCGCCAACACCTCAACGGAGTGATCGACGGGCTCGATGCCGCCCTGTGGATCTGCTCGGTGGCCGAGGATCGCATGACCTTCGTGAACCAGCGGGCGATCGCCATGCTCGGCTGGAGCGAGGAGCAGTGGCTGGAACCAGGCTTTTGGGCGGCCAGGGTTCACCCCGACGATCTCGACACCACCCAGACCGCTCTGAACCGTTCGATCACCCTCGGGGTAGACACCGACGTCACCTACCGGTTCCGCACCTTCGACGGGCATTGGGTACACCTGCACGACCGGATCACCGCCGATGTCGACAGCAACGGTCAGACCAAATCCCTGCGGGGTCTCAGCCTCGACGTGTCCGAACAGTTCCGCATCGAGCAGCGGGTCAACCAGTACGCCGACATCGTCGACCGCATCGACCTGGCCCTGCTGGTCTTGCGCCTCGACGAAGGTCCCGACGCCACCCTGGTGATGGACGGCGCCAACGCCGCCGCCAGCCGGCTCGTTCACCGTGACCTCCACCCGCTGATCGGTACCGCCTTGGAGGACGCCTTCCCAGCACTGGCCGGTTCGCGGCTGCGGACCCGGTTGGCGTTGGTGATCGAGCGCGGCGTGCCACTGCGGGTTGATGACCTGCTGGTGCGACCGACCCGCGGCGAGCCCAGGGTGGTAACCCTGCGGGCCTTCCCGCTCACCGGCCGGTCTGTCGGCGTCTCGCTCCAGGACGTGACCGAATCGGTGGCGGCATCGGAGGCCCTGCGCCGCCAGGCCCTCTACGACAGCCTGACCGGACTGCCCAACCGTCGGTTGCTAGACGAGGAGCTCCATCGGACGTTGAACCGGGACCCGCTTCCGGGCGAGACGATCGCCCTGTTGGTGATGGACCTCGACCAGTTCAAGGAGGTGAACGACGCCCTCGGCCACCACGTCGGCGATCAGCTCCTGCGCAGCATCGGCGACCGGCTCACCCGCGAGCTGAGCGACTCGCTGGTGGCCCGCCTCGGTGGCGACGAGTTCGCGGTGGTGCTCTCGGGTCTGGTCGACGAGGCCGACGCCCGCCGGGTGGCCGATCGCATCCGCTCCACGTTGGCCGAACCCTTCGTTCTCGAAGACGTCCGCCTCCAGTCCAACGCCAGCATCGGCATCGCCCTCTACCCCGAGCACGCCCGAGACGTCCCCACGCTCATCCAGCGAGCCGACGTGGCCATGTACATGGCCAAACGGGCCGGAGCGGGGGTGGCCGTCTATTCAGCCGAGCACGACCGTTCGAGCATCGAGCGACTGACGCTCATCGGCGACCTGCCCGAGGCCGCGGCCGCCGGCCAGTTCGTGCTCCACTACCAGCCGTGCGTGGCCCTGCGCACCGGCGAGGTGGTGCGGGTCGAGGCCCTGATCCGCTGGCAGCACCCCCGATTCGGCCTGCTCCCCCCGGACCAGTTCGTAGAACTGGCCGAGCTCTCGGGGGCGATCCAGCCCATGACCCGTTGGGTCATCAGCGAAGGTCTGGCCGCGGTCAAGACGTGGCGCGATGCCGGGTTCCCGATCGGGCTGGCGGTGAACCTGTCGGTGCGCAACCTCTATGACCCCGACTTGGTGGACCACCTCCAATGGGCCCTGCTCGACCACGGTGTCCGCGCCGGGGACCTGGTGTTGGAGCTGACCGAGACCGAACTGATGGATGATCCGTCCTTGGCCCGAGAGGTGTTCACCGCCTTCGGAGACCTGGGGGTCAACACCGCCATCGACGACTTCGGCACCGGGTACTCCTCGCTCACCTACCTGCGCGACCTTCCGCTGCAAGAGATCAAGATCGACAAGTCCTTCGTGGCGGAGATGCACCGTCGCAGCGACGAGTTCACCATCGTGCGCTCGATGATCGATCTGGGCCACAACCTGGGCCTGGAAGTGGTGGCCGAAGGCGTGGAGCACGCCGATGACCTTCAGCTCCTCCGACGCCTCGGCTGCGACCTCGGTCAGGGCTATCACTTCAGCCGGCCGCTCCCCCTCGACGAGTTGCTGGTGTGGCTGGAGCAGTGGGAGAAGGCTGGCGCCGGAGAGGTCAGCCCGACTCGGAAGTGA
- a CDS encoding acyl-CoA/acyl-ACP dehydrogenase, which produces MTAPDLAAAATVTEIASGVVEAATRRLAAAGSIDDHQVLAYDLAHAAAAVATAKGLLDYGAKGDIEGRITCAFVADAVGELAGKLFGREADWGVAPGALDGTRDFLTRFRAPEFLAGINEAGPRHLDDDFELVQDTFRRFADDKLKPIAEHIHRTNGDVPEDIISGLAEMGAFGLSIPSEYGGYGEGGEGEYIGMVVATEELSRGSLCAGGSLITRPEILTRALMAGGTEEQKQEWLPKLATTEVMNAVAVTEPDFGSDVAGVTVTATPTEGGWLINGVKTWCTLGARADVLLLLARTDPDKSLGHKGLSMFIVPKERGDSHGFELIQPAGDGAPGGGKMEGRPIDTIGYRGMHSYEMAFDNWFVPAGNLIGLDGGLGRGFYYQMAGFENGRLQTAARALGVMQAAYEAARQYAEDRKVFGQAIGEYQLTQAKLGRMAVIIQASRQFSYVVARLMAKGEGTAEASMIKAYVCKAAEWVTREAMQIHGGMGYAEEYDVSRYFVDARVLSIFEGADETLCLKVIARRLVADANN; this is translated from the coding sequence ATGACCGCACCCGATCTCGCCGCTGCCGCCACCGTCACCGAAATCGCCTCGGGCGTCGTGGAAGCCGCCACCCGTCGCCTGGCCGCCGCTGGTTCGATCGACGACCACCAGGTCCTCGCCTATGACCTGGCCCACGCCGCCGCTGCGGTCGCCACGGCCAAGGGCCTGTTGGACTACGGCGCCAAGGGGGACATCGAAGGGCGTATCACCTGCGCCTTCGTGGCCGATGCCGTCGGTGAGCTGGCCGGCAAGTTGTTCGGGCGCGAGGCCGACTGGGGCGTAGCGCCGGGAGCGCTCGACGGTACCCGGGACTTCCTGACCCGCTTCCGGGCCCCCGAGTTCCTGGCCGGCATCAACGAGGCTGGCCCCCGTCACCTCGACGACGACTTCGAGCTCGTGCAGGACACCTTCCGCCGCTTCGCCGACGACAAGCTCAAGCCGATCGCCGAGCACATCCACCGCACCAACGGCGACGTGCCCGAGGACATCATCTCCGGCCTGGCCGAGATGGGCGCTTTCGGTCTGTCCATCCCCAGCGAGTACGGCGGCTACGGCGAAGGTGGTGAGGGCGAGTACATCGGCATGGTGGTGGCCACCGAGGAGCTGTCGCGCGGTTCGCTGTGTGCCGGTGGTTCGCTCATCACCCGTCCCGAGATCCTCACCCGAGCCCTCATGGCCGGCGGCACCGAGGAACAAAAGCAGGAGTGGCTGCCCAAGCTGGCCACCACCGAGGTCATGAACGCGGTGGCCGTCACCGAGCCCGACTTCGGTTCGGACGTGGCCGGCGTGACCGTGACCGCCACCCCCACCGAGGGCGGCTGGCTCATCAACGGAGTCAAGACCTGGTGCACCCTGGGAGCCCGTGCTGACGTGTTGTTGCTGCTGGCCCGCACCGACCCCGACAAGTCGCTGGGACACAAGGGCCTGTCCATGTTCATCGTGCCCAAGGAGCGAGGAGACAGCCACGGCTTCGAACTGATCCAGCCCGCCGGAGACGGTGCTCCCGGCGGCGGAAAGATGGAAGGCCGCCCGATCGACACCATCGGCTACCGGGGCATGCACTCCTATGAGATGGCCTTCGACAACTGGTTCGTGCCGGCCGGCAACCTGATCGGTCTCGATGGCGGTCTGGGCCGTGGCTTCTACTACCAGATGGCCGGTTTCGAGAACGGCCGCCTCCAGACCGCAGCACGTGCGCTAGGCGTGATGCAGGCCGCCTATGAGGCTGCCCGCCAGTACGCCGAGGACCGCAAGGTCTTCGGCCAAGCCATCGGCGAGTACCAGCTCACCCAGGCCAAGCTGGGCCGCATGGCGGTGATCATCCAGGCCAGTCGCCAGTTCTCCTACGTGGTGGCTCGCCTGATGGCCAAGGGCGAAGGCACTGCCGAGGCATCGATGATCAAGGCCTACGTGTGCAAGGCCGCCGAGTGGGTCACCCGCGAGGCCATGCAGATCCACGGCGGCATGGGATATGCCGAGGAGTACGACGTGAGCCGCTACTTCGTCGATGCCCGGGTCCTGAGCATCTTCGAGGGTGCCGACGAGACCCTGTGCCTCAAGGTCATCGCCCGACGCCTGGTCGCCGACGCCAACAACTGA
- a CDS encoding DUF222 domain-containing protein, producing MDDSAEAPEPGDEPGGRASGAGGGTPVSGGDGGVDQALLLVSELLVGSVGNLTDGEVVDALVGVAELAGRVDAVLARLTDSFDTRGLGVIDGARSTATWLANRTELARPHAHALVGAGRVLRACPVVDEAASSGRLGTAKVRLLAEARRGVEELFAEHESELVGWIAPLTVAQARTVLERWRLMALASTDQDDGPEPAGDPSRNTFTCSQTFQGRWHLNGDVDAVTGAALSSMLEKWIDEGMRAGAITIDQNKPRAAHRADALAAFTTAGATAAPGAAQARAQVTLSWDADDMLGKPVGDLADIGRRRCLLDGGTSLARSIAEQAMCNADVTDLLVRFGLDGSRHILGATHTRRHPTRRERVVLDQRDQGCVFPGCDAPARWCHAHHTVPYEIGKRTRLDELVLLCPHHHRAVHNGFVLSRSVTGQIRVARPDGTELSGAPPDTPPDVVHGLKTPFTSPRTRFADVLTRRPRPLWADQDQDPFDPIEEARMDLLIQQRIRDLGRPDAA from the coding sequence GTGGACGATTCGGCTGAGGCTCCTGAACCGGGCGATGAGCCTGGTGGTCGCGCCTCTGGTGCTGGCGGCGGAACGCCGGTTTCGGGTGGTGATGGCGGGGTCGATCAAGCCCTGCTGTTGGTGTCTGAACTGTTGGTGGGGTCGGTGGGTAACCTGACCGATGGCGAGGTGGTTGATGCGCTGGTGGGGGTGGCGGAGCTGGCTGGTCGGGTCGACGCGGTGTTGGCCCGTCTCACCGACTCGTTCGACACCCGGGGTCTGGGCGTCATTGACGGGGCCAGGTCCACGGCCACGTGGCTGGCCAACCGAACTGAGCTGGCCCGGCCTCACGCCCATGCCCTGGTCGGGGCGGGGCGGGTGTTGCGGGCGTGCCCCGTCGTCGATGAGGCGGCATCTTCAGGGCGGCTGGGTACAGCCAAGGTGAGGCTGTTGGCAGAAGCTCGGCGTGGCGTCGAGGAGCTTTTCGCCGAGCATGAATCCGAGCTGGTCGGATGGATCGCGCCGTTGACCGTGGCTCAGGCCCGAACGGTGCTGGAGAGGTGGCGGCTCATGGCGCTCGCCTCCACCGACCAAGACGATGGTCCCGAGCCCGCCGGTGACCCGAGCCGTAACACCTTCACGTGTTCGCAGACGTTCCAAGGTCGCTGGCACCTGAACGGAGACGTCGATGCTGTCACCGGTGCCGCCCTGTCATCCATGCTGGAGAAGTGGATCGATGAGGGGATGCGAGCCGGCGCCATCACCATCGACCAGAACAAGCCTCGGGCCGCGCACCGGGCTGATGCCTTGGCGGCATTTACGACCGCGGGCGCTACGGCCGCTCCGGGTGCAGCCCAGGCGCGGGCCCAGGTCACTCTGTCCTGGGATGCCGATGACATGTTGGGCAAGCCGGTAGGCGACCTGGCCGATATCGGCCGTCGGCGGTGCTTGCTCGACGGCGGCACTTCCCTGGCTCGCTCCATCGCCGAACAGGCGATGTGCAATGCCGACGTGACCGACCTGCTGGTGCGTTTCGGCCTAGATGGCAGCCGCCACATCCTGGGTGCCACTCACACCCGGCGGCACCCCACCCGTCGTGAACGGGTGGTCTTGGACCAACGAGATCAGGGCTGTGTGTTCCCGGGCTGCGATGCTCCCGCCCGGTGGTGCCACGCCCACCACACCGTCCCCTACGAGATCGGCAAGCGCACCCGGCTAGACGAACTGGTGCTTCTGTGCCCCCACCACCATCGGGCCGTGCACAACGGGTTCGTGTTGTCACGTTCCGTGACTGGCCAGATCCGAGTGGCCAGACCTGATGGCACCGAACTGTCAGGTGCCCCGCCCGACACACCGCCAGATGTGGTCCACGGACTCAAAACCCCGTTCACCTCGCCTCGCACCAGGTTTGCTGACGTGCTCACCCGCAGACCTCGACCACTGTGGGCAGATCAAGACCAAGACCCCTTCGATCCAATCGAAGAAGCCCGCATGGACCTGCTCATCCAACAGCGAATCCGAGATCTCGGAAGGCCCGACGCCGCCTGA